In Arthrobacter ramosus, one DNA window encodes the following:
- a CDS encoding SDR family NAD(P)-dependent oxidoreductase translates to MSKRLDGKTALVTGAGSGIGLAVAQRFVAEGARVYFADINLEAAEKAAAVTGSVLARAVRMDISDEASVSAAYAAVAEGGALDVVVANAGVQLFGQDARVGELDLEVWEKTVSINQRGAFLTLKHAVRAMEGRGGSIICTGSPTAVVACGQTFTAYTSSKAGVHGLARVVAADYAAEGIRVNTVVPGYTETPLVQTIADDPVSRAGLVDSTMLGRPGTAADVEGIMVFLASDDSAYATGGLFTVDGGLTAL, encoded by the coding sequence ATGAGTAAACGACTAGACGGCAAGACCGCACTTGTCACAGGAGCAGGCTCCGGCATCGGGCTGGCCGTGGCCCAGCGCTTCGTTGCCGAGGGCGCCCGCGTGTACTTCGCCGACATCAATCTGGAAGCCGCCGAGAAGGCTGCTGCTGTCACGGGATCGGTCCTAGCCCGGGCCGTGCGCATGGATATCTCGGACGAAGCCAGCGTGAGTGCGGCTTACGCCGCCGTGGCGGAAGGCGGAGCGCTGGACGTCGTCGTGGCCAATGCCGGGGTGCAGCTGTTCGGGCAGGACGCCCGCGTTGGCGAGCTGGATCTGGAGGTTTGGGAGAAGACCGTGTCCATCAATCAGCGCGGAGCCTTCCTCACACTCAAACACGCAGTCCGTGCCATGGAAGGTCGCGGCGGCTCGATCATCTGCACTGGAAGCCCTACGGCGGTGGTGGCCTGTGGGCAGACCTTCACCGCGTACACGAGTTCAAAAGCCGGGGTGCATGGCCTTGCGCGGGTGGTGGCCGCCGACTATGCCGCCGAAGGAATCCGAGTGAATACGGTTGTTCCCGGGTACACCGAGACCCCGCTGGTGCAGACGATCGCGGACGATCCAGTGAGTCGTGCCGGGCTGGTGGACTCCACGATGCTCGGCCGGCCCGGAACCGCGGCCGACGTCGAGGGCATCATGGTGTTCCTCGCCAGCGACGATTCCGCGTACGCCACGGGCGGGCTGTTCACCGTGGACGGCGGCCTGACGGCGCTGTGA